The genome window GCGCGTGCTGATGATCGGCGAAAGCGCCGGCAAGCTGATCGAGTCCGACCTGATCATGGCTCTCAGCGATCCGAGCAAGCTCAGCGACGTTTCCTGGATTCAGCCCGGCAAAGCATCATGGGACTGGTGGAGCGGCAAAGTGACGAATATCCGTCGCAGCCGCGCCACAGAGGGCGATTTCGAGACCTCCACCTACAAGCACTATATCGATTTCGCCGCCGAAAACGGCCTGGAATACACACTGATCGACGCCGGCTGGTACGGTGAGCACCGCAACCCCGAAGAGGATGCTACCACTCCGATCGAGTCGGTTGATATGCCGTACCTGATCGACTATGCCGACTCCCTGGGGGTCAAGCTGATGTTATGGGTCAACTGGGAAAGCCTGATGGCCGGTAACGACTCGATTTTCGACAAGATGGAACAGGCTTTCGCTACGTATCAGCAATGGGGAATCTCCGGAGTCAAGATCGATTACATGAACCGCGACGACCAGAAGATGGTCGACTGGTACCGCAAGACCCTCGAACTGGCTGCCGGGCATAAGCTGCTTGTCGATTTTCATGGCGCTATCCGCCCGGACGGGATTCGCCGCACATGGCCCAACCTGATCACCCGCGAGGGCGTCTTGGGTCTCGAATATGTCAAGTGGAGCGACCGGGCCAATCCCGAGCACGATGTTACTATCCCGTACACACGCATGCTGCTCGGCCCGATTGATTACACTCCCGGCGGATTCAACAACACTGTCGAAGGCAAATTTGCCCCGCGCAATATCAATCCCGAAGTTATGGGCACGCGTGTTCACCAGTTGGCGATGTTTATCGTCTATGAAAGTCCGCTGCAGGTCCTGGCCGACAGTCCGAGCAACTACGCCGGCGAGGATGGGCTCGACCTGATCCGCGAGGTCCCGACTGTCTGGGATGAAACCCGGTTCGTTGACGGGGTGCCCGGCGATTATATAGTGCTGGCACGCCGTAAAGGTGATGTCTGGTACCTGGGCGCAATGACCGACTGGGAAGGCCGCGAGTTGGAGATATCGCTGGATTTCATGGGAGCCGGCAGTTGGAACGCCCGTGTCTGGGCCGATGGCGCCCGGGCTGACCAGAATGCCGAGGATGTGGATACGATGGAAATGGAAGTCGACACCGGCGCGCCGCTGGCGATCAAGCTGGCCCCCGGCGGCGGGTTTGCAGCAATACTGACCAGAGGTAACTGAGTGAAGAAGAAAAACGGATGACTGACAAAAAGGGGCCGCACCCATCGAGGGTACGGCCCCTTTATCATGTCCGGTTCGAGGATAAGAGGTCTTGCCTGGTTTAGTGTTGATGGTCAAGGCGCGGGCCGGCACGGGAGTTGCTTTTCCCGCATCATCAGAGTTACCGCCCTGTGGTGTTCTGGCAACTCCCGTGCCGGCCCGCGCTTTTCAGCCTGTCGATCTCCGGCAGTAATTTTTGCAGCCTTTGCCGCTCGCCGCGCTCTCACCCCCGGTGTCGGTCTCCGGCGAGCTGACCGCAGGCCCCGGCGATATCGCTGCCGTGGGATTGGCGCAAGGTGACCGCTTTTTTGCTCACGTCTAACAGCTTGTCGCGGAACCTGATCAGTTCGGTCTGCGATGGCTTTCGGTAGGGAAGGCCCGAGACGGGGTTATATCCAATCAGGTTGATTTTGCAGGACAGGCGGTCGCTGATCCGGGCCAGTGCGGAAACATCGGCATCCCGGTCGTTGATCCCGGGAAGCACCAGGTATTCAAGCGTTATCCGGCGGCCGGTTATCCGGTTGCATTCCAGGCAGGCGTCGATCAGCTCAGGGAGCGGAACCTTGTTGGCGATCGGCATCAGTTTGCGGCGGAGAGAGTCGTCGGCCGTGTGAAGGCTCAGGGCGAGTTTGACCTGGGGGAACTCTGTGCTGAACCGGACCATCTGCTCCGGCAGGCCTACCGTGCTGACTGTTATCCTGCGAGCGCCGACCTGCATGAAATCGATGTGGTTCATCACCCGGATTGCCGCTGCCAGGTTTTCGTAGTTCAGCAGCGGTTCGCCCATGCCCATGAACACGTAATTAGGGCTGCGGTCGCTGTTGCCGGCGTCGTTGTCCCGGGTTTCACCTCCCTGGCCGTTGCTGACCGGATGGATCGCCTGGATCAGGATTTCCCCGGCGGTCAGGTTTCGACCGGCGCCCAGCCTGCCGGTGGCGCAGAACGAACATCCCAGCGCGCAGCCGGTCTGGGTCGAGAGGCAGACAGTTTTGTGGCCCCGTTGCATCGGGATCACTACGCTCTCGGCAGCTGAACCGTCGCCGGCGCGCCAGAGGTATTTGGTGGTCCCGTCGCGGCTGATCGATTCGCCCGACAGGCACACGGGGTATAGCTCGTAAGTCCCGGCGAGCTGTTCCCGCAGGTCCTTGGGCAGGTCGGTCATCAGAGCGAAATCGAGCGTTCCCCGCTGGAACACCTGGCGCAGAATCTGTTTTACCCGGAACGGCTTAACACCCCACTTGCTGAGCTGTTCGCTCAAATGTACGGGTGTATCGGTTACGCCCAGGTCCAGGAGTGAGACTTTATTCTTGGACTGTTTTTGCTCGTTCATCACGGTTAATTTTGATTCTGCTTTTAAGAAAACAGGGGCTCACGGTTAGTGCGCCCCTGCGCATTACTTTGTAATAAATATTGGCCGGATCAATCGCTGCCCTCGACAAAAGTTGTTACCCAGCCGACCACCTCGTCGATTTTCACCCTGTGCTGGTCCATCGAGTCGCGCTCGCGGATCGTGACTGTCCCGTCTTCCAGCGTCTGACCATCGGTGGTGATCCCCAGCGGAGTACCGGCCTCGTCCTGGCGACGGTAGCGACGGCCGATCGACCCGCCCTCATCGTAGAACGACTTGTGCACAGGCTTAAGCCGCTCGTAGATATCTTTCGCCGCCGCCACCATCCCCTCTTTTTTTACCAGCGGGAACACGCCGGCCTTGATCGGCGCCAGCCGGGGCGACAGACCCAGCACAACGCGGTCCTCCTCCTCGCGGTAGGCGTCCACCAGGCAGGTCAGCAGGGTACGGTCGCAGCCTGCTGAGGTCTCGACCACAAACGGCACGAACCGCTCGCCGGAGGCCTCGTCGAAATAACTCAGCGCGTTTTTCTTTCCGCAATATTCGTTATGCCGCCGGAGGTCGAAATCGGTGCGGTTGTGCACGCCCTCCAACTCCTGCCAGCCGAACGGGAATTCGTATTCGATATCGAACGCCGTGCGCGCATAATGGGCCAGTTCATCGGGGCCGTGCTCGCGCCAGCGAAGTTTTTCCGGGGTAAGCCCGAGCGCCAGATAATATTCCATCCGGTCGCTACGCCACTTCTCGAACCATTCCTCGTCCGTGCCCGGCTTGACAAAATACTGCATCTCCATCTGCTCGAACTCGCGGGTGCGGAACACGAAATTACCGGGAGTGATCTCGTTGCGGAACGCCTTGCCGATCTGTGCGATCCCGAACGGCACCTTGCGCCGCATGGCGGTCTGGACGTTGAGGAAGTTGACGAAGATGCCCTGGGCGGTTTCGGGGCGCAGGAACACCTCGCTGCTTTCGTCCTCCACCGGTCCCATGTGCGTGCGGAACATCAGGTTGAACTTGCGCGCCTCGGTCAGCGTATCCTTGCCGCAGT of Candidatus Glassbacteria bacterium contains these proteins:
- a CDS encoding glycoside hydrolase family 97 protein, with product MPRRHHCFIQLRKLIFFTSYPSCTGGHSMFKRLSTAAATMLMMALAFTSCGEFKSSGEIGITSPDGKISMVFALKEMQPPYPEGVNMYYTVSYQGKQLLAESPLGIQLGDEGTVSGNLVIMSVSESSGSDQFDTPLSKQASVKADYNETRITMRQKVIPAITFDLVMRAYNDGVAFRYFFPVQKPDIKFPSAKHSGFLEEFILTNELTGYYFPDDADIFSLFQIMLPPHNYEGNYVKARLSDVTRDSTVALPLLVQYADGTALCIAEADLEHYPTSYLSGSRNIDYALSNVLVPLPGEKQVKGTGTVPFETPWRVLMIGESAGKLIESDLIMALSDPSKLSDVSWIQPGKASWDWWSGKVTNIRRSRATEGDFETSTYKHYIDFAAENGLEYTLIDAGWYGEHRNPEEDATTPIESVDMPYLIDYADSLGVKLMLWVNWESLMAGNDSIFDKMEQAFATYQQWGISGVKIDYMNRDDQKMVDWYRKTLELAAGHKLLVDFHGAIRPDGIRRTWPNLITREGVLGLEYVKWSDRANPEHDVTIPYTRMLLGPIDYTPGGFNNTVEGKFAPRNINPEVMGTRVHQLAMFIVYESPLQVLADSPSNYAGEDGLDLIREVPTVWDETRFVDGVPGDYIVLARRKGDVWYLGAMTDWEGRELEISLDFMGAGSWNARVWADGARADQNAEDVDTMEMEVDTGAPLAIKLAPGGGFAAILTRGN
- the rlmN gene encoding 23S rRNA (adenine(2503)-C(2))-methyltransferase RlmN encodes the protein MNEQKQSKNKVSLLDLGVTDTPVHLSEQLSKWGVKPFRVKQILRQVFQRGTLDFALMTDLPKDLREQLAGTYELYPVCLSGESISRDGTTKYLWRAGDGSAAESVVIPMQRGHKTVCLSTQTGCALGCSFCATGRLGAGRNLTAGEILIQAIHPVSNGQGGETRDNDAGNSDRSPNYVFMGMGEPLLNYENLAAAIRVMNHIDFMQVGARRITVSTVGLPEQMVRFSTEFPQVKLALSLHTADDSLRRKLMPIANKVPLPELIDACLECNRITGRRITLEYLVLPGINDRDADVSALARISDRLSCKINLIGYNPVSGLPYRKPSQTELIRFRDKLLDVSKKAVTLRQSHGSDIAGACGQLAGDRHRG
- a CDS encoding glycine--tRNA ligase, which translates into the protein MAANKTETVMDKLVSLCKRRGYIFQSSEIYGGLNSCYDYGPLGVELKRNVKDFWWWWMTRRRDDVDGVDTSILMHPRVWEASGHVEGFTDPLVDCRSCKRRFRADQIDTSSCPNCGKDTLTEARKFNLMFRTHMGPVEDESSEVFLRPETAQGIFVNFLNVQTAMRRKVPFGIAQIGKAFRNEITPGNFVFRTREFEQMEMQYFVKPGTDEEWFEKWRSDRMEYYLALGLTPEKLRWREHGPDELAHYARTAFDIEYEFPFGWQELEGVHNRTDFDLRRHNEYCGKKNALSYFDEASGERFVPFVVETSAGCDRTLLTCLVDAYREEEDRVVLGLSPRLAPIKAGVFPLVKKEGMVAAAKDIYERLKPVHKSFYDEGGSIGRRYRRQDEAGTPLGITTDGQTLEDGTVTIRERDSMDQHRVKIDEVVGWVTTFVEGSD